One Marinibacterium anthonyi genomic region harbors:
- a CDS encoding putative NUDIX hydrolase, whose amino-acid sequence MSGFEDRIARALRRDGGTSSDFDLNPEVQLPPGRRLRPAGVLLGIDVTGDVPMVLLTKRSSRLKHHPGQIAFPGGKQDEGDADVVDAALREADEEVALPRGHARVLGTMPPHETVTSFLVTPVVAIIDRPFDIRPEPGEVEEAFAVPLDHLLKRENYSIQSRRWRGSERRYFTVPYGPYYIWGATARMLRAFAERMQP is encoded by the coding sequence GTGAGCGGGTTCGAGGATCGGATCGCCCGGGCGCTGCGGCGTGACGGGGGGACGTCCTCGGATTTCGACCTGAACCCGGAGGTTCAGCTGCCGCCCGGCCGCAGGTTGCGGCCGGCGGGGGTGCTTTTGGGGATCGACGTGACCGGGGACGTGCCGATGGTGCTGCTGACCAAGCGGTCGTCTCGGCTGAAGCATCATCCGGGACAGATCGCCTTCCCGGGCGGCAAGCAGGATGAGGGCGACGCCGACGTGGTCGATGCGGCCCTGCGCGAGGCCGACGAGGAGGTCGCGCTGCCGCGTGGTCACGCCAGGGTGCTGGGCACGATGCCGCCGCATGAGACGGTGACGTCGTTCCTGGTGACGCCGGTGGTGGCGATCATCGATCGTCCCTTCGATATCCGGCCAGAGCCGGGCGAAGTGGAAGAGGCGTTCGCCGTGCCGTTGGACCATCTGCTTAAGCGCGAGAATTATTCAATCCAGTCAAGGCGTTGGCGGGGAAGCGAGCGGCGGTATTTTACCGTGCCCTATGGCCCCTATTACATCTGGGGCGCCACCGCGCGCATGTTGCGCGCCTTTGCCGAGCGGATGCAGCCGTGA
- the hslO gene encoding Heat shock protein 33, translated as MTIGSKLAWDDTVLPFQLDASDMRGRVARLDGVLGGILKQHDYPPVVEALVAEMALLTALIGQTVDLRWKLSLQVQSKGPVRMIATDYFAPSEEGKPARIRAYASFDRDRLTDGRPFDQVGEGYFAILLDQGKGTAPYQGITPLDGKSLADCAQAYFAQSEQLPTRFALSFGRLTEAGGDEHWRAGGIMLQHMPKASPFVASAQGEGGILRAADLIDGEQEENWNRVNILLDTVEDMELIGPRVTTTDLLVRLFHEEQPRVYDAQAVRFGCTCSEDRVRQSLSIYSAKDISKMTTDDGRVTADCQFCGAHYDLDPATLGFEAGKDDE; from the coding sequence ATGACCATCGGATCCAAACTCGCGTGGGACGACACGGTCCTGCCCTTTCAACTTGATGCCTCCGACATGCGCGGCCGCGTTGCGCGGCTTGACGGTGTGCTGGGCGGTATCCTGAAACAACACGACTATCCTCCCGTGGTGGAGGCGCTGGTCGCCGAAATGGCCCTGCTGACCGCGCTGATCGGGCAGACGGTCGATTTGCGCTGGAAACTGTCGCTGCAAGTGCAGTCCAAGGGCCCGGTGCGGATGATCGCCACAGACTATTTCGCGCCCTCCGAAGAAGGCAAGCCGGCCCGCATCCGCGCCTATGCCAGCTTTGACCGCGACCGGCTGACCGACGGGCGGCCCTTTGACCAGGTGGGCGAAGGGTATTTCGCCATCCTGCTGGACCAGGGCAAGGGCACCGCGCCCTACCAGGGGATCACGCCGCTGGACGGCAAGTCGCTGGCCGATTGCGCGCAGGCCTATTTCGCCCAGTCCGAACAGCTGCCCACGCGCTTTGCGCTCAGCTTCGGGCGGTTGACCGAAGCGGGTGGCGACGAACATTGGCGGGCCGGCGGCATCATGCTGCAGCACATGCCCAAGGCGTCGCCCTTCGTGGCCAGCGCCCAGGGCGAAGGCGGGATCCTGCGGGCCGCCGACCTGATCGACGGCGAGCAGGAGGAGAACTGGAACCGGGTCAACATCCTGCTCGACACCGTCGAGGACATGGAATTGATCGGTCCCCGGGTCACCACCACCGACCTGCTGGTCCGCCTGTTCCACGAGGAACAGCCCCGGGTCTATGACGCGCAGGCGGTCCGGTTCGGCTGCACCTGTTCGGAAGACCGGGTGCGACAGTCGCTGTCGATCTATTCGGCCAAGGACATCAGCAAGATGACCACCGACGACGGCCGCGTGACCGCCGATTGCCAGTTCTGCGGCGCGCATTACGACCTTGATCCGGCCACCCTGGGCTTTGAAGCCGGGAAGGACGACGAGTGA
- the nudI gene encoding Nucleoside triphosphatase NudI, with amino-acid sequence MIRRFGEPPLPGQTYTRRIGAYALLERNGSLLLTLQADPGPELQLPGGGVDPGESPVAALHREVHEETGWSIVAPRRVGAFRRFTYMPEYDLFAEKICLIYLARPAICHGDPIETGHTAVWLPPDEAAFHLGNSGDRYFAAALARGIGTL; translated from the coding sequence ATGATCCGACGCTTCGGAGAACCGCCCCTGCCGGGGCAGACATACACCCGCCGGATCGGCGCCTACGCCTTGCTGGAACGGAACGGATCGCTGCTGCTGACGCTGCAGGCGGACCCGGGACCCGAGCTGCAATTGCCCGGCGGCGGGGTCGATCCCGGAGAATCCCCGGTCGCCGCGCTGCACCGCGAAGTGCACGAGGAAACCGGCTGGTCGATCGTGGCGCCGCGCCGCGTGGGGGCCTTTCGGCGGTTCACCTACATGCCGGAATACGACCTGTTCGCCGAAAAGATCTGCCTCATCTACCTGGCCCGCCCGGCCATCTGCCATGGCGACCCCATCGAAACCGGCCACACCGCCGTCTGGCTTCCGCCCGACGAAGCCGCCTTTCATTTGGGCAATTCCGGCGACCGCTACTTCGCCGCTGCCCTGGCCCGGGGTATCGGCACTCTCTGA
- the afsQ1 gene encoding Transcriptional regulatory protein AfsQ1, with protein MLKKWGYSVDEAASGEEGLERAALRRPDFVMSDWMMPGMDGLQFCRLFRERSGEDYGYFILLTSKKEVDDIARGLDAGADDFLTKPVNGNELRARISAGERIINMQRELSTKNQMILETLSKLQDAYDVIDRDLLQAKKIQESLVPELDRDFGGGRVSLLLKPCGHIGGDLVGMFSPGKDRVGFYSIDVSGHGITSAMMTARIGSYLSHAYLDHNIGVQRGAGTDYDLRSPLDVARALNDRLLADIGNEEYFTMVYGTADLDSGRVRLVQAGHPHPLLIRANGDLEYIGRGGTPIGLVSEVVHDQLELDLGPGDRLLLYSDGFTEAQLKDGEMLGQDGLLRLARQSLPAVSAREFMNDLYWRLTSEMQEGARLADDVSATLFEYGG; from the coding sequence ATGTTGAAGAAATGGGGCTACAGTGTCGACGAGGCCGCCAGCGGGGAAGAAGGGCTTGAACGCGCGGCCCTGCGCCGGCCCGATTTCGTCATGAGCGACTGGATGATGCCGGGAATGGACGGGCTGCAGTTCTGTCGGCTGTTCCGCGAACGCAGTGGCGAAGATTATGGTTACTTCATTCTTCTCACCTCGAAGAAAGAGGTCGACGACATCGCTCGCGGGCTGGATGCGGGGGCCGATGATTTCCTGACGAAACCAGTCAACGGCAACGAGTTGCGGGCGCGGATTTCGGCGGGCGAACGCATCATCAACATGCAGCGGGAATTGTCGACGAAGAACCAGATGATCCTGGAAACGCTCAGCAAATTGCAGGACGCTTATGATGTCATCGACCGCGATCTGCTGCAGGCCAAGAAGATCCAGGAATCGCTGGTGCCCGAACTTGATCGCGATTTCGGGGGCGGTCGGGTCAGCCTGTTGCTGAAACCTTGCGGCCATATCGGCGGCGACCTGGTGGGGATGTTTTCGCCGGGCAAGGATCGGGTCGGGTTCTATTCGATCGACGTGTCGGGGCATGGCATCACCTCGGCGATGATGACCGCGCGGATCGGGTCGTACCTGAGCCACGCTTACCTGGATCACAACATCGGCGTTCAGCGGGGCGCCGGCACGGACTATGACCTGCGGTCCCCGCTTGATGTGGCGCGCGCGCTGAACGACCGGCTGCTGGCCGACATCGGGAATGAAGAATATTTTACAATGGTTTACGGCACCGCCGACCTGGACAGTGGGCGGGTGCGGCTGGTGCAGGCCGGTCACCCGCACCCGTTGCTGATCCGGGCGAACGGGGACCTGGAATACATCGGGCGCGGCGGCACGCCCATCGGGCTGGTGTCCGAAGTGGTGCATGACCAGCTTGAACTGGACCTGGGGCCGGGGGATCGGCTGCTGCTGTATTCCGACGGATTCACCGAGGCACAGCTGAAGGACGGCGAGATGCTGGGGCAGGACGGGCTGCTGCGGCTGGCGCGCCAGTCGCTGCCGGCGGTTTCCGCGCGGGAATTCATGAACGATCTCTACTGGCGCCTCACCTCCGAGATGCAGGAGGGCGCGCGGCTGGCCGACGATGTCTCGGCCACGTTGTTCGAATACGGCGGGTAG
- a CDS encoding Hpt domain protein: MIDWARVSELRDEVGAEDFEEVVQIFLAEVEDVTTRLQAGGDPATLEADLHYLRGGALSLGFSSFSRLCLEAEKNAGAGTVTPEDLSEVLFAFFSSKAEFIDGLPSALAA; this comes from the coding sequence ATGATAGACTGGGCCCGTGTCAGTGAGTTGCGCGACGAAGTCGGCGCCGAAGATTTCGAAGAAGTCGTGCAGATCTTCCTGGCCGAGGTCGAGGATGTCACCACCCGCCTGCAGGCCGGCGGCGATCCCGCCACGCTGGAGGCCGATCTGCACTATCTGCGCGGCGGTGCGCTAAGCCTTGGGTTTTCCAGCTTTTCGCGCCTCTGTCTTGAGGCGGAAAAGAACGCGGGCGCAGGTACGGTCACGCCCGAAGACCTGTCCGAAGTGCTGTTCGCCTTCTTCAGTTCAAAGGCGGAATTCATCGACGGCCTGCCATCCGCGTTGGCCGCCTGA
- the ilvA gene encoding L-threonine dehydratase biosynthetic IlvA, with protein MTDDPSFEDRARAAEQAMRAVFPPTPLQRNALLSDRYDADIWLKREDLSPVRSYKIRGAMNAMRKQPDKDLFVCASAGNHAQGVAFMCRHFGKRGVIFMPVTTPQQKVMKTRMFGEGHVEIHMVGDYFDATLAAAQDWCAREGGHFLAPFDDDDVIEGQASLAVEILDELGCAPDMVVLPVGGGGMSAGVFSLLKGRSDCRFVEPSGGSCLHAALTQGAPVTLGHVDNFVDGAAVARIGVTPFDRLRDVPVHDVLVLGEDRICRTILEMLNVEGIVLEPAGAMSVEALDELRDQIRGKTVVAVTSGGNFDFERLPEVKERSQRFLGLKKYFILRLPQRPGALKEFLNVLGPEDDIARFEYLKKSARNFGSVLIGIETTQPENFDRLYAGLHAAGLTFQDITDNETVAQFVL; from the coding sequence ATGACCGATGATCCGTCCTTCGAAGATCGCGCCCGCGCCGCCGAACAGGCGATGCGCGCCGTCTTCCCGCCCACGCCGCTGCAACGCAACGCGCTTCTGTCCGATCGCTACGACGCCGACATCTGGCTGAAGCGCGAGGATCTGAGCCCGGTGCGGTCCTACAAGATCCGCGGCGCGATGAACGCGATGCGCAAGCAGCCCGACAAGGATCTGTTCGTCTGCGCCAGTGCCGGGAACCACGCGCAGGGCGTGGCCTTCATGTGCAGGCATTTCGGCAAGCGGGGCGTGATTTTCATGCCGGTGACGACGCCGCAGCAGAAGGTCATGAAGACCCGGATGTTCGGTGAAGGCCATGTCGAGATCCACATGGTCGGCGATTATTTCGACGCGACGCTGGCCGCCGCGCAGGATTGGTGCGCCCGCGAAGGCGGCCATTTCCTGGCTCCGTTCGACGATGACGACGTGATCGAAGGGCAGGCTTCGCTGGCTGTGGAAATCTTGGACGAACTGGGGTGCGCGCCCGACATGGTTGTGTTGCCCGTCGGCGGCGGCGGCATGTCCGCAGGTGTGTTTTCGCTGCTCAAAGGGCGATCAGACTGCCGGTTTGTCGAGCCTTCGGGCGGTTCCTGCCTGCATGCGGCCCTGACACAGGGTGCGCCCGTGACGCTGGGTCATGTGGATAACTTTGTGGATGGAGCTGCGGTTGCGCGCATCGGCGTGACACCTTTCGACCGGTTGCGCGACGTTCCGGTGCACGACGTCCTGGTGCTGGGCGAAGACCGGATCTGCCGGACCATCCTGGAAATGCTTAACGTCGAAGGTATCGTTCTGGAACCCGCCGGCGCGATGTCGGTCGAGGCGCTGGACGAGTTGCGCGACCAGATCCGGGGCAAGACGGTGGTTGCCGTGACCTCGGGCGGGAATTTCGATTTCGAACGCTTGCCGGAGGTCAAGGAACGGTCGCAGCGGTTCCTGGGGCTGAAGAAGTACTTCATCCTGCGGCTGCCGCAGCGGCCCGGCGCGCTGAAGGAATTCCTGAACGTCCTGGGCCCCGAAGACGATATCGCGCGGTTCGAATACCTGAAGAAATCGGCGCGCAATTTCGGGTCGGTCCTGATCGGGATCGAAACCACCCAGCCCGAGAATTTCGACCGGCTTTATGCGGGGCTGCACGCCGCCGGGCTGACCTTCCAGGACATCACCGACAACGAGACGGTCGCGCAATTCGTCCTGTGA
- the argG gene encoding Argininosuccinate synthase has translation MSAPKKVVLAYSGGLDTSIILKWLQTEYGCEVVTFTADLGQGEELEPARAKAEMMGAKAIYIEDVREEFVRDFVFPMFRANALYEGLYLLGTSIARPLISKRLVEIAAAEGADAVAHGATGKGNDQVRFELSAYALNPDIKVIAPWREWDLTSRTRLIDFAEKNQIPIAKDKRGEAPFSVDANLLHTSSEGKVLEDPAEMAPEYVYQRTVDPEKAPNEPEFIEVGFEKGDAVSINGEPMSPATILTRLNELGGKHGIGRLDFVENRFVGMKSRGIYETPGGTVLLEAHRGIEQITLDSGAGHLKDSLMPRYAELIYNGFWFSPEREMLQALIDKSQEHVTGTVRLKLYKGSATCVGRWSDHSLYSEAHVTFEEDAGAYDQKDAQGFIQLNALRLKLLAARKRRVG, from the coding sequence ATGTCCGCGCCGAAGAAAGTTGTGCTCGCCTATTCCGGCGGCCTCGACACCTCGATCATCCTCAAGTGGCTGCAGACCGAATACGGCTGCGAAGTGGTCACCTTCACCGCCGACCTCGGCCAGGGCGAAGAGCTGGAACCAGCCCGCGCCAAGGCCGAGATGATGGGCGCCAAGGCGATCTATATCGAGGACGTCCGAGAAGAATTCGTGCGCGATTTCGTCTTCCCGATGTTCCGGGCCAATGCGCTGTACGAAGGTCTGTACCTGCTGGGCACCTCGATCGCGCGGCCGCTGATTTCCAAGCGGCTGGTGGAAATCGCGGCGGCCGAAGGCGCCGACGCGGTGGCCCATGGTGCGACCGGCAAGGGCAACGACCAGGTCCGGTTCGAACTGTCGGCCTATGCGCTGAACCCGGACATCAAGGTGATCGCGCCCTGGCGGGAATGGGACCTGACCTCGCGCACGCGGCTGATCGACTTCGCCGAGAAGAACCAGATCCCGATCGCCAAGGACAAGCGCGGCGAAGCGCCGTTTTCGGTGGATGCGAACCTGCTGCACACCTCGTCCGAAGGCAAGGTGCTGGAAGATCCGGCCGAAATGGCGCCGGAATACGTCTATCAGCGCACTGTCGACCCGGAAAAGGCCCCGAACGAGCCCGAGTTCATCGAAGTCGGCTTTGAAAAGGGCGACGCCGTGTCGATCAACGGCGAGCCGATGTCGCCCGCCACGATCCTGACCAGGCTGAACGAACTGGGCGGCAAGCACGGCATCGGCCGGCTGGATTTCGTGGAAAACCGGTTCGTCGGCATGAAGTCGCGCGGTATCTACGAAACCCCCGGCGGCACCGTCCTGCTGGAGGCGCACCGCGGGATCGAACAGATCACGCTGGACAGCGGCGCGGGTCACCTGAAGGATTCGCTGATGCCGCGTTATGCCGAGCTGATCTACAACGGCTTCTGGTTCTCGCCCGAGCGCGAGATGCTGCAGGCCCTGATCGACAAGAGCCAGGAACACGTCACCGGCACCGTCCGGCTGAAGCTGTACAAGGGGTCGGCCACCTGCGTTGGCCGCTGGTCGGATCATTCGCTGTATTCCGAGGCCCACGTGACCTTCGAAGAAGACGCCGGCGCCTATGATCAGAAGGATGCACAGGGTTTCATCCAGCTGAACGCGCTGCGCCTGAAACTGCTGGCCGCGCGCAAGCGTCGGGTCGGCTGA
- a CDS encoding hypothetical protein (putative conserved protein): protein MDAQKFLDAQDKVWPQVVRELNQGEKTSHWIWYVFPQLASLGRSERARRYGIADLAEAKAYLDNPILRERLEEVAELLLMHRGWSPEDILGPVDALKVRSSMTLFSRVDGAPEVFEKILDVFYDGERCAESDAAS, encoded by the coding sequence GTGGACGCGCAGAAATTCCTGGACGCCCAGGACAAGGTCTGGCCGCAGGTCGTGCGGGAATTGAACCAGGGCGAGAAGACGTCGCACTGGATATGGTATGTCTTTCCACAGCTTGCCTCGCTTGGCCGTTCGGAACGGGCGCGGCGGTACGGCATTGCCGACCTGGCCGAGGCAAAGGCCTATCTGGATAACCCCATCCTGCGTGAACGGTTGGAAGAGGTCGCCGAACTGCTGCTGATGCACCGCGGCTGGTCGCCCGAGGATATCCTGGGCCCGGTCGACGCGCTGAAAGTGCGGTCGTCGATGACGCTGTTCTCGCGTGTTGACGGTGCGCCGGAGGTCTTTGAAAAGATCCTCGACGTCTTCTATGACGGCGAACGCTGTGCGGAAAGCGACGCGGCGTCCTGA
- the ilvE_3 gene encoding Branched-chain-amino-acid aminotransferase, whose translation MADHVTTHQAEEDARNEDILIWINGELKPKAQATVSVYDSGFMLGDGVWEGLRLYDGHWAFLDDHMDRLFEAAKAIDLDIGMDRAGVIAALRETQAANGMTTDAHARLMVTRGRKARPFQHPGLSQWGPTIVILMEHSKPSLPRPIKLATVPHLRGLPMTQDPKLNSHSKLNCILACIAAEKAGADEGLMLDVHGFVNTTNACNFFIVKKGAVWTSTGDYCMNGITRQKVIDLCHANDIPIYERNYSLVDTYSADEAFLTGTFGAQTPVGEIDGRVIGTGQLGPVTTRIRGLYKDLVKAEAQ comes from the coding sequence ATGGCCGATCACGTCACCACCCACCAGGCGGAAGAGGATGCCCGCAACGAAGATATCCTCATCTGGATCAACGGCGAGTTAAAGCCGAAGGCCCAGGCCACGGTCAGCGTCTATGACAGCGGCTTCATGCTGGGTGACGGCGTTTGGGAAGGGTTGCGGCTGTATGACGGGCATTGGGCGTTCCTGGACGACCACATGGATCGCCTGTTCGAGGCCGCGAAGGCCATCGACCTGGATATTGGCATGGACCGTGCCGGCGTGATCGCGGCGCTGCGCGAAACCCAGGCGGCCAACGGCATGACCACCGACGCCCACGCCCGCCTGATGGTGACGCGCGGGCGCAAGGCGCGGCCGTTCCAGCATCCGGGCCTGTCGCAATGGGGGCCGACGATTGTGATCCTCATGGAACATTCCAAACCCTCGCTGCCGCGTCCCATTAAATTGGCAACTGTCCCACATCTGAGAGGATTGCCAATGACACAGGATCCCAAGCTGAATTCGCATTCCAAGCTGAACTGCATCCTGGCTTGCATCGCGGCAGAAAAAGCCGGCGCGGACGAAGGGCTTATGCTGGACGTGCATGGGTTCGTGAACACCACCAACGCCTGCAACTTCTTCATCGTGAAGAAGGGCGCGGTTTGGACGTCGACCGGGGATTATTGCATGAACGGGATCACGCGGCAGAAGGTGATCGACCTGTGCCACGCCAACGACATTCCCATTTATGAGAGGAACTACTCACTTGTGGACACCTATTCCGCGGACGAAGCATTCCTGACCGGGACCTTCGGCGCGCAGACTCCGGTCGGGGAAATCGACGGCCGGGTGATTGGAACAGGCCAGCTTGGCCCGGTGACGACGCGGATCCGGGGGCTGTACAAGGACCTGGTGAAGGCGGAAGCGCAATGA
- the rbsK_3 gene encoding Ribokinase — MTVWTLGSINIDLVYDVPHLPGPGETLAARSLTRGLGGKGANMAVAAARAGSHVVQIAAVGADGKWTVDRLTEYGVDTRFIAQVDEPTGHAMIAVDAEAENLIIILGGANRVVPMDAVGRALTEASPGDIFLTQNETNGQVEAARMARDLGLRVAYAAAPFEAEAAKAMLPLADLLFLNQVEAAQLQAATGWSPEALPVTDVIVTMGARGCRWHGPDGTRDFPAVPVTPVDTTGAGDTFTGYVVAGLDRGLPMPQAIAQALRAAAIMVTRHGTADVIPDLKDVLDGSA, encoded by the coding sequence ATGACGGTCTGGACGCTTGGCTCCATCAACATCGACCTGGTCTATGACGTGCCGCACCTGCCGGGGCCGGGGGAAACCCTGGCCGCGCGGTCGCTGACCCGGGGGCTGGGCGGCAAGGGCGCCAACATGGCCGTCGCCGCCGCGCGCGCCGGATCGCACGTGGTGCAGATCGCCGCCGTGGGTGCGGATGGCAAATGGACGGTGGACCGGCTGACGGAATACGGCGTCGACACGCGGTTCATCGCGCAGGTGGACGAACCGACGGGTCACGCGATGATCGCCGTCGATGCCGAGGCCGAGAACCTGATCATCATCCTGGGCGGCGCCAACCGGGTCGTGCCGATGGATGCCGTGGGCCGCGCCCTGACCGAGGCGTCGCCGGGCGACATTTTCCTGACCCAGAACGAAACCAACGGGCAGGTCGAAGCCGCGCGGATGGCCAGGGACCTGGGCCTGCGCGTGGCCTATGCCGCCGCCCCGTTCGAAGCCGAAGCGGCCAAGGCGATGCTGCCCCTGGCCGACCTGTTGTTCCTGAACCAGGTCGAGGCCGCGCAATTGCAGGCCGCGACCGGCTGGTCGCCCGAAGCGCTGCCGGTGACCGATGTCATCGTGACGATGGGTGCGCGCGGTTGCCGGTGGCACGGGCCGGACGGCACGCGGGATTTCCCCGCCGTGCCGGTGACCCCGGTGGATACGACCGGGGCCGGGGACACGTTCACGGGCTACGTTGTGGCGGGGCTTGATCGTGGTCTGCCGATGCCGCAGGCGATTGCCCAGGCGCTGCGCGCCGCCGCGATCATGGTGACGCGGCACGGCACCGCCGATGTCATTCCCGATCTGAAGGACGTCCTGGACGGTTCTGCGTGA
- the tme gene encoding NADP-dependent malic enzyme, with product MTRIKYTREEALAFHLEPRPGKFDITPSVPMMTQRDLSLAYSPGVAVPCEEIARDPALAYDYTNKGNLVAVISNGTAVLGLGNLGALGAKPVMEGKSILFKRFADVNSIDIELDTEDPDDFIKAVRLMSPTFGGINLEDIKAPECFIIEQTLKEQLDIPVFHDDQHGTAVICAAGLINALHLSGKKIEDVKIVLNGAGAAGIACLELLKFMGARHQNCIMCDTKGVIYQGRTEGMNQWKSAHAVMTEARSLEDAMVGADVFIGVSVKGAVTQDMVKSMADNPVIFAMANPDPEITPEEAHEVRVDAIVATGRSDYPNQVNNVLGFPYLFRGALDIHARAINDEMKIACAHALAALAREDVPDEVALAYGKTLTFGRDYIIPTPFDPRLIHRIPPAVAKAGMNTGVARRPIIDMDAYEIGLRGRMDPTASILRGFHARARQAQARMIFAEGDDPRVLRAAVMYQRSGFGKALVVGRQDDVKQKLEAAGLGDAVRELEIVNAANTKHLETYKDYLYARLQRKGHDRQDVHRLAARDRHVFAALMLAHGHGDALVTGATRKSAHVLNLINHVFDADAEHRAVGVTALLHNGRIVLIADTLVQEWPESEDLATIAERAADVARHIGLEPRVAFVSFSTFGYPVSERAEKMHRAPKVLEDRGVDFEFEGEMTVDVALNTRAQANYPFQRLSGPANILVVPARHSASISVKLMQEMAGATVIGPILSGVGQSIQIASTVSTANDILNMAVISACNIGTGS from the coding sequence ATGACCAGGATCAAGTACACCCGGGAAGAGGCCTTGGCCTTCCACCTGGAACCGCGGCCGGGCAAGTTTGACATCACGCCATCGGTTCCGATGATGACCCAGCGCGACCTGTCGCTGGCCTATTCGCCGGGCGTCGCCGTACCCTGCGAGGAAATCGCCCGCGATCCGGCGCTGGCCTACGATTACACCAACAAGGGCAACCTTGTGGCGGTGATTTCCAACGGCACCGCCGTCCTGGGGCTGGGTAACCTGGGGGCTTTGGGCGCCAAGCCGGTGATGGAGGGCAAGTCGATCCTCTTCAAGCGGTTCGCCGACGTGAATTCCATCGACATCGAGCTGGACACCGAGGACCCGGACGATTTCATCAAGGCCGTGCGCCTGATGTCGCCCACCTTCGGGGGCATCAACCTTGAAGACATCAAGGCGCCCGAATGTTTCATCATCGAACAGACGCTGAAGGAACAGCTGGATATCCCCGTCTTCCACGACGACCAGCACGGCACGGCGGTGATCTGTGCCGCCGGGCTGATCAACGCGCTGCATCTGTCGGGCAAGAAGATCGAGGATGTGAAGATCGTCCTCAATGGCGCCGGCGCGGCGGGCATCGCCTGCCTGGAACTGCTGAAATTCATGGGCGCGCGCCATCAGAACTGCATCATGTGCGACACCAAGGGCGTGATCTACCAGGGCCGCACCGAAGGCATGAACCAGTGGAAATCGGCCCACGCCGTCATGACCGAGGCCCGCAGCCTGGAGGACGCGATGGTCGGCGCCGACGTGTTCATCGGCGTGTCGGTCAAGGGCGCGGTGACGCAGGACATGGTGAAATCCATGGCCGACAATCCCGTCATCTTCGCCATGGCCAACCCCGATCCGGAAATAACCCCCGAAGAGGCCCACGAGGTCCGCGTCGATGCGATCGTCGCGACCGGTCGGTCGGATTACCCGAACCAGGTCAACAACGTGCTGGGCTTCCCCTATCTGTTCCGTGGCGCGCTGGACATCCACGCCCGCGCCATCAACGACGAGATGAAGATCGCCTGCGCCCATGCTTTGGCGGCCTTGGCCCGCGAAGACGTCCCCGACGAGGTCGCGCTGGCCTATGGCAAGACGCTGACCTTCGGGCGCGACTACATCATCCCGACGCCCTTCGATCCCCGCCTGATCCACCGCATCCCGCCCGCCGTCGCCAAGGCCGGGATGAACACCGGGGTCGCGCGGCGTCCGATCATCGACATGGACGCCTATGAAATCGGGCTGCGCGGGCGGATGGACCCGACTGCGTCGATCCTGCGCGGCTTCCATGCGCGGGCACGGCAGGCGCAGGCGCGGATGATCTTTGCCGAAGGCGACGACCCGCGCGTGCTGCGGGCGGCGGTGATGTACCAGCGGTCGGGCTTTGGCAAGGCGCTGGTCGTCGGCCGGCAGGACGACGTGAAACAAAAGCTTGAGGCCGCGGGCCTTGGAGATGCCGTGCGCGAGCTGGAAATCGTCAACGCCGCCAACACCAAGCATTTGGAAACCTACAAGGATTACCTGTATGCGCGCCTGCAGCGCAAAGGCCATGACCGGCAGGATGTGCACCGTCTGGCGGCGCGTGACCGGCATGTCTTTGCGGCGCTGATGCTGGCGCATGGGCATGGCGATGCGCTGGTCACGGGGGCCACGCGCAAGTCGGCGCATGTGCTGAACCTGATCAACCACGTCTTTGACGCGGATGCCGAACATCGCGCGGTTGGCGTCACCGCGCTGCTGCACAACGGGCGGATCGTGCTGATCGCCGATACGCTGGTGCAGGAATGGCCCGAATCCGAAGACCTGGCGACCATCGCCGAACGCGCCGCCGATGTCGCGCGCCACATCGGGCTGGAACCGCGCGTGGCCTTCGTCAGCTTTTCCACCTTTGGCTACCCGGTGTCGGAACGCGCCGAAAAGATGCACAGGGCGCCGAAGGTGCTGGAAGACCGTGGCGTGGATTTCGAATTCGAAGGCGAAATGACCGTCGATGTCGCGCTGAACACCCGCGCCCAGGCCAATTACCCGTTCCAGCGGCTAAGCGGCCCGGCCAACATCCTGGTGGTGCCCGCGCGGCATTCGGCGTCGATCTCGGTCAAGCTGATGCAGGAAATGGCCGGCGCCACGGTGATCGGGCCGATCCTGTCGGGGGTGGGCCAATCGATCCAGATCGCCTCGACCGTGTCGACGGCAAACGATATCCTGAACATGGCCGTGATCTCGGCCTGCAACATCGGAACGGGAAGCTGA